The following proteins are co-located in the Candidatus Hydrogenedentota bacterium genome:
- a CDS encoding sialidase family protein: MQRRTFFKGLGGGLLAAFAGPDIAWGQSRGQSPASTPATAAVSAFPVRTERRGALLVTLGPVRVVMRGPMFPVLARLGGDTIVLSAQAVEEGGPLAAIRSDDLGNTWRATGTVLDGMGLNTLQLRSGKAISHHYDTKPIPGKPGWRRTRRWESSDNWKTVQGPLEDGILRLPPDQFNEDRPQWFHGNTLELPNGDLLAAMQDFYSPERFRTFVSKSTDHGKTWDFLAHVASLDNLRDPQGATKKGWTLWGPCEPNMVHLGDGRLVCVMRLVNDDSNPLLAKPADSYHDLSCTVSGDGIHPGTLPASAYYTIGEPSAPLVIAFSSDYGATWTPPEPMAQARGCFPRMALSEGVIALTYGALAYPRWGNCVTFSTDGGKSWSDEVNFAPFLTTGYTDILAIGARKFLCVFDCTPPQPWKNHAAHWVGALDVTVAT; the protein is encoded by the coding sequence ATGCAAAGACGCACTTTTTTCAAAGGTTTGGGCGGCGGTTTGCTGGCCGCGTTCGCCGGGCCGGACATCGCGTGGGGCCAATCCAGGGGCCAGTCCCCGGCAAGCACGCCCGCTACCGCAGCCGTTTCCGCCTTCCCGGTTCGTACCGAACGGCGCGGCGCCTTGCTCGTTACCCTCGGCCCTGTTCGTGTCGTCATGCGCGGACCGATGTTTCCCGTGCTCGCCCGTCTTGGCGGCGACACGATAGTGTTATCTGCCCAGGCCGTTGAGGAGGGCGGTCCTCTCGCCGCCATTCGTTCCGACGACTTGGGCAACACCTGGCGCGCCACGGGCACCGTGCTCGACGGCATGGGCCTTAACACGCTCCAACTTCGAAGCGGCAAGGCAATTTCGCACCACTACGACACAAAGCCCATCCCGGGCAAACCCGGGTGGCGCCGCACCAGGCGTTGGGAGTCTTCCGACAATTGGAAGACCGTCCAAGGCCCGCTCGAGGACGGCATCCTCCGGCTTCCCCCTGACCAGTTCAACGAGGACCGGCCCCAATGGTTTCATGGGAATACCCTCGAGTTGCCAAACGGCGACCTGCTGGCCGCCATGCAGGACTTCTACTCGCCTGAGCGGTTCCGCACGTTCGTCTCGAAATCCACCGACCACGGCAAGACGTGGGATTTTCTAGCCCATGTCGCCAGCCTCGACAACCTCCGGGATCCCCAAGGCGCCACAAAAAAAGGTTGGACGCTGTGGGGCCCCTGCGAACCCAACATGGTCCACCTCGGAGATGGCCGGCTCGTTTGCGTCATGCGGCTCGTTAACGATGACAGCAACCCCCTCTTGGCGAAGCCCGCCGACTCATACCACGATCTGTCGTGCACCGTTTCGGGAGACGGCATCCATCCCGGCACGCTTCCTGCCAGCGCTTATTACACCATTGGAGAGCCCAGTGCTCCCCTGGTAATCGCGTTCTCTTCAGACTATGGCGCGACATGGACGCCGCCGGAGCCTATGGCCCAAGCCCGGGGCTGTTTCCCCCGCATGGCCCTGTCCGAAGGTGTTATCGCGCTCACATACGGCGCGTTGGCTTATCCTCGATGGGGAAATTGCGTTACGTTCAGCACGGACGGCGGCAAGTCCTGGAGCGACGAGGTCAATTTCGCTCCTTTCCTGACGACCGGGTACACGGACATCCTTGCCATTGGGGCCCGGAAGTTCCTCTGCGTATTCGACTGCACTCCCCCGCAGCCCTGGAAGAACCACGCTGCTCATTGGGTGGGCGCTCTCGACGTCACTGTCGCCACATGA
- a CDS encoding sialidase family protein: MKACVPAVLCAALGAACMAGLPVAAQDPREGLWVHPKCQPLATDTLGPFLRLGDNRILAVDDSHTLISGDEGKTWESAPLFKEGQDFSVSSERALVRTRSGVVVLAFMNMKEQDWRWNSAKHDAEPGTRLPTYAMRSLDDGKSWETPKKLHDEWTGCIRNMIQTRGGQVIFTSMKLLNNPGRHSVLTYVSNDDGATWRPSNIIDLGGMGHHGGVTEATVVELQDGRLWKLIRTNWGRFWEAFSEDSGVSWRVIRPSAIEASSAPGQLARLASGRLLLAWNRPYPEGKSEYPLTGGDNEWSEVPVSNHREELSLAFSEDDGKTWTQPVVIARQPGKWLSYPYLFEPAPGVVWLTTMQGMVRVSFLESDLVP, encoded by the coding sequence ATGAAAGCATGTGTTCCGGCGGTATTGTGTGCGGCGCTTGGCGCCGCGTGTATGGCAGGTCTGCCGGTAGCGGCGCAGGACCCGAGGGAAGGACTCTGGGTTCACCCCAAGTGTCAGCCTTTGGCCACGGACACTCTCGGGCCGTTTCTGCGTCTCGGCGACAACAGAATTCTGGCCGTTGACGATTCACACACGTTAATCAGTGGAGATGAAGGCAAAACGTGGGAATCCGCGCCCCTGTTCAAAGAGGGGCAGGACTTCAGCGTCAGCAGCGAACGGGCCCTTGTGCGGACACGCAGCGGCGTAGTGGTCTTGGCTTTCATGAACATGAAAGAACAAGATTGGCGGTGGAACAGCGCGAAACACGACGCCGAACCCGGGACGCGCTTGCCCACGTATGCGATGCGAAGCCTGGACGACGGCAAATCATGGGAAACGCCCAAGAAACTCCACGACGAATGGACTGGGTGCATCCGCAATATGATTCAGACCCGCGGAGGCCAGGTCATTTTTACCAGCATGAAGCTGTTGAACAATCCCGGGCGGCATTCGGTGCTGACATACGTATCGAATGATGATGGTGCAACATGGAGGCCCAGCAACATCATCGACTTGGGCGGCATGGGCCATCACGGAGGCGTGACGGAGGCTACGGTGGTTGAGCTTCAGGACGGACGGTTGTGGAAACTCATTCGCACGAACTGGGGGCGGTTCTGGGAAGCATTCTCGGAGGATAGCGGGGTGTCGTGGCGGGTAATCCGGCCCTCTGCCATCGAGGCGAGCAGCGCGCCGGGGCAATTGGCGCGTCTGGCGAGCGGCCGCTTGTTGTTGGCCTGGAACAGGCCATACCCCGAAGGCAAAAGCGAATACCCATTGACCGGCGGGGACAACGAATGGTCGGAAGTGCCCGTGAGCAACCATCGCGAGGAGTTGTCCCTGGCGTTCTCGGAAGACGACGGAAAGACATGGACGCAGCCCGTGGTCATCGCACGGCAGCCGGGGAAATGGCTGTCGTATCCGTATCTATTCGAGCCGGCCCCAGGAGTCGTCTGGCTCACGACGATGCAGGGCATGGTGCGGGTGAGTTTCCTCGAGAGCGACTTAGTCCCATGA